The Chryseobacterium phocaeense genome includes the window ATTAAGGTAACAATGAAAAATATCCTCCAGAAGCTTACGGGATCCTTAAAAAAGAAAATTCCCATAAGAGCGGTTCCTACAGCGCCTATTCCGGTCCAGACCGCATAAGCCGTCCCGATAGGCAGGGTTTGTGTAGCCTTGATAAGCAGCAGCATACTAATGGTCATAGTAACGAGGAATCCTGCATACCAGTAGTACATCTCAGATCCGGAAGTTTCTTTTGCTTTTCCTAAACAGGAAGCGAAGGCGACCTCAAATAACCCGGCGATGATTAAAATAATCCAATTCATTTTTTTTGATTTTCTCTGCTGCAAATTTCAGCATTTAAAAAGAGAAAAAATTTTACAATTGTTAAAAAATAAATTGAATATGCACCAATTATTAACTTCCTTAAACCTTAAACCTTAAACCTTAAACCTTAAACCTTAAACTCTAAACCCCGGAACCTTTCACTTCATCTCCGCACGTATTCTGCTCAGACTCACCTGTGTGATCCCAAGATAGGAAGCAATATGGCCCAACTGCACTCTTTTAAGAAGATCCGGCTTATTGGTCATCAGATCTTTATATCGTTCCAGTGAGGTTTTGAATTGTCTTGAAATAATCAGTTCTTCCGTTCTTACAAGCTCCTTTTCTGCAAATTTACGGCCCCAGTTGGCAATATGGATATCTGTTTCGAAAAGCTTTTTTAAATATTCCGTTTCCAGGACATACAGGTCACAATCCTCAAGAAGCTCGATGCTTTCGTAGCCAGGGCGGTCTTCCACGTAACTTTTCATAGAAACCACTGTTTCTCCCTCGCTTCCGAACCAGAAAGTGATATCATTGTCAGCGGTAGAGGCGTAGGCTCTTACTATCCCTTT containing:
- a CDS encoding DMT family transporter, whose protein sequence is MNWIILIIAGLFEVAFASCLGKAKETSGSEMYYWYAGFLVTMTISMLLLIKATQTLPIGTAYAVWTGIGAVGTALMGIFFFKDPVSFWRIFFIVTLIGSVVGLKSVSH
- a CDS encoding Crp/Fnr family transcriptional regulator; amino-acid sequence: MDINQILDRIYVLPEISRNALKQYITEISHPKSFCLMEADKIIPYIYFIRKGIVRAYASTADNDITFWFGSEGETVVSMKSYVEDRPGYESIELLEDCDLYVLETEYLKKLFETDIHIANWGRKFAEKELVRTEELIISRQFKTSLERYKDLMTNKPDLLKRVQLGHIASYLGITQVSLSRIRAEMK